The Sulfitobacter sp. SK011 genome contains the following window.
GCAAGCCCTGAAGAACAATCCAGACCTCATCGCGCTCCACAAATCGCACGCGCAATGGCGCTGGAACGTTTTCGATACCTTTGAGCCTTTCGGGCGTGTCGCGATCTGCTCTGATCGCAAGTGACGCTCGTGTCTAACGTCAGCACTCATGCGGCAGATTTGAAGATTTGAATAAGGGAGGATTTGTGGTTCACCTTATCGATTAAGGGATCGAGATGACGAAGAAGCCACTGACGTCGAAAGACGCTTCCGAGAAGGTGGTCAGGAAAATCTGCCGTAAGACCCGTAAGAAATATTCATCTGAAGAGAATATCCGCATTGAATTGGCGGACCTGCGCGGGGAGGAAAACATCACCGAACTTTGCCGCCGCGAGGGAATTGCTAAGATTAGAGCAGATCACCTGGCGGTTGCCCGGCAAAGAATGCGTCGAGGTTATCAAGCGCACGAAAACCCATTGCGTCACGGGTTTCACGCGTCGCGCTGCCGATGTGGGGCAGCATGAAAATATTGTCATGGGCGGCGAATGCGGGGTTTCCGCCCGGCTCTTTCTGAAAACAATCCAGCCCTGCTCCAGATATGCGTCCCTGAATCAGCGCATGCAGCAGTGCGTCTTCGTCTATCAGCGCGCCGCGTGCGGCATTCACAATAACCGCGCCTTGAGGCAGCAGCGAGAAGCGGTCGGCATCCATCAGATTCGCGGTCTCTGCCGTGGCGGGGCAATGCAATGACAAGAAATCCGCGACCCCCAGCAAGCTTTCTATTGAGCGGTGATATCGAGCGCCCTGTGCCTGGCTGGCGGGCAATTCAGAACGGTTGTAATAGTGGATCTCCATGTCAAAACCACGCGCCTTGGCCGCAAAAGCACGGCCCACCCGGCCCATACCAATGATCCCCAGCCGCGCACCTGTCACTTGTTTGCCAACCATAAATGCTGGCGACCAGCTGTCCCAGGCACCAGTGCGCACGATGCGGTCGCCCGCGACGGCGTTGCGCGCCGCACCCAACATCAACAGCATGGCAAGTTCAGCGGTCGCATCTGACAGCACGTCAGGCGTGTTGGTCACAACGATGCCGCGTTTCTTGAGGGCAGGCAGATCACAATGGTCTACGCCCACGGAATGGTTCGCCACGATTTTGAGGCGGTCCGCGAACTGCGCGACAACATCAGCGCTGAAGTGCTCTGAATGGCACGGAATGACTGCGTCAAACTCAGCGCTGGCTGCAATGAGGTCTTGCGCCGTGCCGGGCGTGTCTTCGTGGTTGATCACAACGTCATAGTCGCGCGCGGCGCGCTCCAGCGTCGCGTCAGACAAACGGCGGGTGATCCAGACGCGTTTCCGGCTCATTTCTTGCGAACACATTCGTCCCAGAAATCATAAACTGCCATGCCGCAGACGACGATGGCGATGATCATGAAGGGCAAGCCACCAAAGAAGCCCGCAAAGCCGCTTGAGATGCTTTTCGACAAGCCCCCGATGAAGATGCAAAAGATCGCTGTTCCGATCAGGCCGACAATCAGTTTCACTCCGTAAGACATAAGTTGATCCTCTCCTTATTCCGCCGCTTGCGCAAGTTGGGACTGCAGCCAGCGCGCAGTGCGCAGCAGGCGGTCGTCTTTTTCAATGGGGCCGATGAGTTGCACACCGATTGGCAGGCCTGTCTCGCCGACCAATAGCGGCAGGCTCACGCAGGGCAGTCCGGCCAGTGTCCAAAGCGTGCAAAAAATCGGATCGCCTGTGCCCTCGCCGAACCTGGGCGCTTCACCCGCCGCAGACGGCGCGACGATGGCATCAAATTCAACAAAGAAATCAGCAAAAAACGCCTCTGCCGAGGCTTTCACCTCAAGTGCGTCTTCATATTCTGCTTTGGTGATCTGGCGCGCGCGGCTGATGATTGGTTTCAGCGTTTCGCTGATCAGATCCCAGTGCTGATCAAAGACCTCAGCCTGATGCTGGGCAATCTCGTATTCATGGATGCGGGCCTGTACGGCGACCAGATTGGACAAGGTATCTGCTGGGTCCATCCGGGTAACCTGAGGTCCGAGGATATCAAGGACAGC
Protein-coding sequences here:
- a CDS encoding D-glycerate dehydrogenase — encoded protein: MSRKRVWITRRLSDATLERAARDYDVVINHEDTPGTAQDLIAASAEFDAVIPCHSEHFSADVVAQFADRLKIVANHSVGVDHCDLPALKKRGIVVTNTPDVLSDATAELAMLLMLGAARNAVAGDRIVRTGAWDSWSPAFMVGKQVTGARLGIIGMGRVGRAFAAKARGFDMEIHYYNRSELPASQAQGARYHRSIESLLGVADFLSLHCPATAETANLMDADRFSLLPQGAVIVNAARGALIDEDALLHALIQGRISGAGLDCFQKEPGGNPAFAAHDNIFMLPHIGSATRETRDAMGFRALDNLDAFFAGQPPGDLL